The nucleotide sequence CAATAAAGCTCAAATAGAATTGatgtaaattatgtattttaacatatttttattatatatttaaaatatatattcaaaacttGAACTTAATTTTTTGGGAGCCTTCTTTGATTGGGGCCCTAGGTCAAGTCACCTACCCTCATGGTAGACCTTGACTATAACGACTTGGAActaaaccatatatatatatatcaaatggaAGATTTAtagtcatttaattttttttaatgaaaagtcATTCGAAATTTTAAATGACTCCTTGACTATGGGTACTTTGAAAATATATCCTTCAAATTCATacttatcaaaaataaaagataaatgtGTGCTTTGAACAAGCCTAGGGGCTCTTTAATTTGTCTGTCTAgtgatggaaaatatatatattttataaaattaaattctaaatatatgtATGCGTCAATCTATTAAAAACTCATATGCATCGCAAAGGGGGATCTCCATCTCTAGCTAGTTTTGTAATATGGGTTGAGCCATTGGAAACCAACTTGTAAATTGTAGGATAACAACTGAAAATTAATCTAGATTAATAACTTTGGCTGGTCTGCAAATTAATAATCTAGATTAATATTCCATCACTTCAATATatcattacaaaataaaaaatgtatatttaattcgTTCAGTAAATGGGTCAAGCTTGACTCTAAGGGGGTGACCTTATGACTtgacttaaattaatttctttgtAATTTACTTACCAAACGTTAATTTCTCCTTAAGTAACAACCAGAAGAAGTTAACAAGGAAGTTCGTGTGAAATTTGATTGTAAATGACTAATGCTTAAGAAGAAGAATGCATGCATTTTCTTCTATACAAATTACAGGTCTTCTTGTTCCCGCGCATTTAATGCTCTCCATGGAAATTGGGTGCTTTGAAGAAGAGCCTAGCCTCTCATTTTCCAAAGTCGATTTTAATGTAAACaaaaaacatatacatatacactaatacTAATAGGTGCTATATATAATAGTTAACCGAGTTTGGAATAATGTCTTTTTAAGTTTCAGTCCTAGTCATTGCTTTTCTTCTACTTTGAAAAAAAGGCTTAGCTTGTTTGTATTTTACTGAGTTAAACTTTAAAGGTAGAAGAATTAACTAAAgtataatataagataattttgGTTTGGTGGACTTGGCATAGGAGTTTGCCTTCTTTGATACAATTATCTTTTGAAAACTTttgtaaaaatgtttaaatattttttattcacaaAAAGAAattcacatatacatataataccTAAAATTAGTCTGGCCAATGAACCTTGGTCGCATCGCCATCAGACTTGCCTTTAGCTCGCATTTGCCTTGCCATTGAGTTGTCAATTAGCCCTATCATCGGATATTCAATAATTCATGTTAAAAGAGaagggaagagaaagaaaaggggaagccATAGAGCAGAAGAAATGAcgtcattttaattaatttagattgcAAAATGAATTGTAATCTAGACTAATTTTATgtatactatattatatatatgtatatataatatgcattaATATAGATAGGGGTGAGCAGAAGTTTGGATAAACCGAACTAATAGAACTGAACtgattcagttcaatttttcataggaaatagtttggtttggttatatttttctctaaaaattgattattcagttcaattcgattattttgGTATAAATAACCAAAGAACCGAACCGAAGAGTGCATATCTTATTACCCATAAACCTCCCTCCCTCCCGGGCGACAGAACCCAAGGCAAAGACTCTCACTCACCTAGAAGGCTGGACTGAGACAGACGTGAGACACTGAGATAAACCAAGACTGATAGAGAGAAAAACCCATTGAACCCTTTGAGTCCGTCGCCATCAGTAATCATCACCTCCACCTTTGACACCTTTCCTTTTGCCATCAGCAGTAGGTCGCCTCACCTTTTCCTTCGCCAATCGTCGTCCCCTTCGTCAGACTCAGACCAACGCCTTTCCATTCGTCAATCATCGTCCCCTTTGtctctttgtttcttcatttccttGTGCTTGGACAATCGACCCATACCAACGACGACTAACCGTCGACAGAGATTAGTACCGACagttaggttagggttttgtaagatttttcaattttttttttttttttgaatttcaataaGATTAGTTTCTTGATGTATTTCTTCATTTGCATTATGGGTTTTTCGTTTGTGTTTCTTTGTTTGCACAAATGGATTTGTGTTCTCTCGCATGTATTTCCTTTGATTCTTCCTCATTATAAATAGGTTTGAACTTTTGTGTATCAATTGATGTTGTTCCTCTATTTCATTTCTGTAAATCGGTTTGTTTCTATATCAATTTCTCTATCAATTTATGGTTTTGCACAATTTGCTATCAATTTGGTTAACTCGGTTTGGATTTCGGTTAGTTTGGTTAGTTGAAATTAGTCGATTACTGCGGTTcaattattatatgttgttCGGCTCGATTAGTATTTTTTGGTCGATTTGGTTCAGTCATAACCATTCCACACCCctaaatatatagatataaaaccAACTTAATTAGTTGTTGTGGATGCACGACAATAACATGAAATTTCCTTGGAAATTACATGTCAAAATTAACGAACGAATTAACCAACGATCCTAGTATTAATTAACCAACGAACGGTATGCATCGTCTTCTTTGACGAACGAATGGCATGCATCGCTTCGTCAATAATTAACCAACGATCCTAGTATTAAACCCCAAAGAAATCTAGATTGCAAGCTGCAAATATGTTACAATCAACTGGATTAATACTGACTGACTATCACGATCAGTCTTGGTCAATATTAGTGGTTGAAACTGCGTGGTGTCATCATCAGTAGTCTTCCAccccattaatatatatatatatatgcataaatattCTGCAACTAATTAGTTGAAGCAAGATATAATATTGATTTAGGGATTAATTCCACCGGAATTGATGGCTAAGCTTGATTCAGAatactcctcttcttcttcttcttctatgctTGTACTGTTATTGCTCTCGTCGGGCTTCCTACATAATGTGCTTGGCGGGCAAGTTGTTAAGGTTGATGTGGGGTTGATTCTTGACAAAGACACCATTGTCGAGAAGATAACAAAGACATGCATGGACATGGCACTTGAAGATTTCTATGCCACTCACCTCAATTTTACCACAAGGCTTGTTCTTCACCCTAGAGATTCCAAGACTGATATTGTTGAGGCTGCATCAGCTGGtaattatatatgttgtgtgttctttcataattaaattctacaAAGCAAGCATTTGTATATATCCAGGAGAATATCATTTTGTGCATGCTTATGTAATATTTCTAGTCTTACAGTTTGAATTTTGTCATATTTATCATGTTTTTACAGTTATAGACTTACTCAAGAATGTGCGAGTACAGGCAATACTAGGTCCACAATCATCCACACAGGCAGAATTTGTGATTAATATCGGCAACAAAACACAAGTTCCCATAATTTCTTTAGCAACTAGTCCTTCTCTATCGCCGAAAGAAAATCCATATTTCATTCGAGCAGTGCCTATTGCATCCGCTCAAATTGGAGCCCTGGTATCTATAATCAAGGCATTTAGTTGGAGGCAGATAGTGTTAATCTATGAGGACAACTCTTATGGTAGTGGGATACTTCCCCATCTAATTGATGCTTTGCTACCAATCAACACGCAAGTTCGATATCGAAGTGTCATTTCTTTGTCAGCCACAGATGATTATATCCTTCGAGAACTCTACAAGCTACAAACCATGCAGACTAGGGTTTTTGTGGTGCATATGCTTTTACCTCTTGCTTCTCGTCTTTTCCTGAAGGTTAAGGAAGTTGGAATGATGAGACAGGGATATGTTTGGATTATAACAGATGCTATTACAAGTTTGCTAGATTCCATGGATCCCACACATATAGAAGCAATGCAAGGTGTAATAGGTGTCAAGACTTATGTTCCAAGGTCCAAAGAGCTTGACAAATTCaagaaaagatggagaaagagattTATTCAAGAGAATCCAGATATAGAACATGAAGGTGAACTAAACATATATGGCTTGTGGGCGTATAGTAGCGTCAAGTTATTAGCAATGGCGATGGAGAAAGCACaaatttcaaaaccaaaatttttgaaatcaaatacCAATGGAGAGAATTAGACAGACTTAGATGTAATTGGAATCTCAAAAATGGGGCCAATGCTTCTTCTATCAATTCAAAACATGAGATTCAATGACTTGAGTGGTGAATTTAATTTAGTTGACGGAGAGTTACAATCATCAACCTTTCAAATAGtcaacactacaagaaattcgggatttagcgacggattttcaGCGACGGATATTTCCTTCGCTATTTTGCTACGGAACAGCGACGGAATTGCGACGGATtgcgattatttttttttccacaattaGCAACGGGTTATAGCAACGGAAAAaattccgtcgcaaaaaaaataattttaaattttttttttgcgacggaaAATAAAATCCGTcgctatttttagcgacgaaaaaatattttcatcgctaagtattaattgtaataaaaaaaatgaaaattaaattttagctagcgacggaaaaaatttatgttgctatttttagcgacggaaattttTTATCGTCGCaatattttaaagtaaaaaattaattttaatattagtttaaataattaaaataaaattttaaatttaatttttttattattaaaatttaacgatgttccgtcgctaaattttaataataaaaaattaaatttaaaattttattttaattgtttaaagtaatattaaaattaatttttttattttaaaattttgcgacggaacTTTGTTCCGTTGCtacttaataaataaaattagcaATGGATTATGATTTCCGTCGCTGATTTAGCCACAGAttgaatattccgtcgctaacattaatttttattttttattttttttatttaattaatttataaatatttaaatttggaatgaatatttaaatttacatttaaccatgagatgaatatgaaaaaattaatttatataatttaaatgaatatattaatattaaaaatcataatattgctaaattctaactatatcaattaaatgtataataattaattatttataatatttattaactgtgtgtaaaatgtaaacaaatattatatttgaaaaataaataaaaagtttaaaaatcataatattattgaaatttttttattttaaattttagaaatcataaaaatgaaaaaatattgagagattacattatatagaaaggAGTCTAAGAGTTATCttgtcaatctctttctctttataaatatgagaattttttgctaagttaaaaagtttaaaaaccataatgaGCATGTTTTTTGTAGCTTAAAAGCTGTAATTTTTAACTTCTAACTTTAAAAAAGTGATAatgtattgtttgttttaacttgtaGAATTATAACTTATACCTTCTACTAGGTTTTAGAAGGGGTGCAAGCTGACTTTTTCAAAGTTAGGGTACCCCAGCTTGTACATCTTTCTGAGAAGTTGcaacaaacaagttcacaatttattttaagttttaaaaactataaactAAGAAGTTATGAggtataatttctttaattaaggtGTAACAAATAGGGCCAATATATGAACAACATTGTATCTTATACTTAAAAACAGtatcatatgtcactatctaatataagtgttatatataaaacattaatgttgatcaagaaaaaaaataaatatatctctttatcatttgtcctctctaattttgtctttgaattatagatgaaattcaacaatCTGAAACCCATTGTGTTGATCAGATGGGTTCTGTCATTAGTATTGTTCTATTCTATAATTGAGAATCCTAAGTTTAGttaatgtttttttaaatattatatagatttcgtttaatataatttttatttatagaaaaaataaatttttaatatagcaaactattaataaatatttcaatatattaatataataatttaaattattttattatcacattttagataattacagtaaaattttatttaaattatttaataataaaattatatttaaaatacattatttttatcaattaaataattattattattatttttataagttatattattttttatataattaaaatattaaaaataaataaattcaataggcgagaatttattttaataataaaaaaataaaaaatacatttttagatGGAGacggaatttattttctatcgttaattagagatgaaaataaattctatccctaaagtttaaaataagaaaaatatattagtttaaattaaaaataataataaattaaattttgcaacaGATTTAATATTCTGTCACTACTTTTAGCGACGCAAAactattttcgtcgctaaaaaattaaattttaattgtaatttttttgcttttcaaatATAGAGCCGGAAAGTTTTTTCCGTcaccaattttaaaaataaaaaattaaaatttaatattgataataaaaaataaataaaaaaatttagtgacgaattgtCTGAGTTCATCGCTGATATAGAGACATAACTTTTAATCTGTCGCtaaccttaatttttatttatttatttaattaatttataaatatttaaatatataaatattaaattctataagaaatttaatatattaatgtatatttaattaaaaacttttataaatttttctttttaattatctcatgttattaaatattatatcttcGTTGTTTTGTTATGCATCGTTTGACCTCTTTGTTTGTATGATAGTATAtcgttagttttaaatatttataatttttaaaatttttaattttatttttgttgtttactactttattgaatcaaatcaaattaattaaaattcgatATAAACTCTTTGTTTGTATGACAATATATCgttagtttttaaaatgtattatttttttatttctaattttattttggtttttactactttattgaatcaaattaattaaaattcggtataatcaaattcattgaatcaaattaataaaaattatcaattttttaaaaaatttgcttctattcaattaatgtttttaaaaaaaattagtttttgttttcgattatattttttaattaaaaaaaatcgaatcgattggATTTTAAGACAATGGTGtttttatgataataaaatgacgtcgtttttgGCCTAACATACAATTTTTCAGcttgtttgattttttagcttatttggtttatagattaattaaattttaattaatttttttatgtgtttattcGGTTTATTGAATCTGTTTAGTTTATGTGatctatatttagttttttctatCTAATTTAGTTTATTGGGTTTAATCTGTCAAgtcaatttagtttaatttctcaattcaatttatttattttttgattaatttgataattaaaccGATCACGTTCCCCTAATAATGAAGGAatatgaaagagaaaataatcaaaaaaaaaaatttaaaaaattaaagactactcaacattcaaaatatattaagaatattgttacaatatttttaaatattttttttatctttaataatttttttattaaaatagtatttataacatatcaaattaatttattataattattagatttataatataagtattttttaaattaatattaatttaaaatgcaatgatttaaattaatttattatgatattttaaatgattataaaaaattattaataaaatgatttaataattatcataattttaataattttattcattattataaattttattaattatataataataattaatttttttaatttttttaataatttattaatgaaagaGGCGGGGACTCTTTCACTGATCCCGGTAAAACCCCCCTCACCCCCCATCCCTTCCCCCCGTAAACCCCATGTGACGCCCCCCGTCTCCCTCTTTCCCTCTTCTCCCTCTTCTGCATCGCCTACGTGCCCCTTCTCCTCTCTCTCGTTCGATCTCGCACTCGCTCTCACCTCTCGCGGCTGGcactcgccctcaccctcgccctagCTCACTGTCTCCCCCTTTTTCCcacactgcctctctctctccctctctctttctctctctcacccgcgACCGACACACCATCGTCGCCCACAGTGcatctctttctccctctctttctctatctcacCCGTAGCCAAACTACCCACCCCATCATCGCCGCCCCTCGCCCATACTGCCATCGTCGTCGCCCCTCGCCCACACTGCTATCGTCGCCGCCCCTCGCCCACACTGCCATCGTCGCCGCCCCTCGCCCACCcccttctctctgtctctctccctctctcgccgCCGCGTAACCCACCCACGCCACCGTCGTCGTCCCTGAATCGCCGCCCCTGCTGCGCACCGCCGTCGCCCCCCGccacgccgccgccgccacctccagaaggccctctctctctctctctctgtctatatatatatatatatagatttatttGCTTCATTTCTGTATttggtgttaatttaatttagtgttagtttaatttaattttgtgttagtttagtgtaaattaatttaatttagtgttagtttaatttaatttagtttatgtatatagatatgtgtgttaatttagtgtatttgattatgtttatgtgtgtatctaattttgtatt is from Diospyros lotus cultivar Yz01 chromosome 2, ASM1463336v1, whole genome shotgun sequence and encodes:
- the LOC127794835 gene encoding glutamate receptor 2.2-like is translated as MAKLDSEYSSSSSSSMLVLLLLSSGFLHNVLGGQVVKVDVGLILDKDTIVEKITKTCMDMALEDFYATHLNFTTRLVLHPRDSKTDIVEAASAVIDLLKNVRVQAILGPQSSTQAEFVINIGNKTQVPIISLATSPSLSPKENPYFIRAVPIASAQIGALVSIIKAFSWRQIVLIYEDNSYGSGILPHLIDALLPINTQVRYRSVISLSATDDYILRELYKLQTMQTRVFVVHMLLPLASRLFLKVKEVGMMRQGYVWIITDAITSLLDSMDPTHIEAMQGVIGVKTYVPRSKELDKFKKRWRKRFIQENPDIEHEGELNIYGLWAYSSVKLLAMAMEKAQISKPKFLKSNTNGEN